One window of the Podospora pseudopauciseta strain CBS 411.78 chromosome 4, whole genome shotgun sequence genome contains the following:
- the HOF1 gene encoding formin-binding protein (EggNog:ENOG503NVT9; COG:D), translating to MTADYNDGPAVALSFANNFWGKDDAGVGPLLERMANAKLTCDELKNFYSARASIEDDYARKLLSLCRKNLGSQETGTLRQSLDIVRAEVESMGKQHQHIAQQMKSELEEPLAAFAGGMKERRKIVQNTVEKLLKTKVQQTQMVNKTRDKYEQECLKIKGYLAQGHMVMGQEERKNKAKLEKTQISLAASNAEYEAAVRALEETTARWNREWKAAADKFQDLEEERLDFTKSSLWQFANIASTVCVSDDSSCEKIRLSLEHMEVEKDIITFITEKGTGQEIPDAPKYINFCRGDMDSQSDVSDDDNYSVAQFSRSINPAFRSSSPQPSTFESHHDPNSALARKLHGDPEPARGPAAALPQKAIAAAVPVIPQQDLKQDQRRVAPRGYQSPQASNMDYDPNEFAPVPHDPYPMDGMTMLCRPTASDLSTAPSATSARPSSRGSHSETSFSSQEPPQQAMAPVKQQQQQQQQQPPAQQRQPPVQQQQQQPPQQLQQQQQPQQGSESPDKKVLKKKSGFFGNNSPFRRKSTKEVAPNSRNTWHPTNNQRPQLTGAFNKSNDQVITPDRSVSPDPIAANASLALNVGGNVFQVDDTARQKQQASPATPEDDPIAMALAELKGVTSGSNKMNGSGGGGRVSADHYHGIATPAPGGRPGAMSVSGNSAVVAAMRGTPPPSYDQQVQVQRLGVPPPAVTSKAMKAASEKFQTQTRSLFDGGRPGSGGGGGGDYARSMSRPGTRGNDTVRAASPAPTRSASPRPGSRASPSVGYGNGSASPNMFSSSTGSQHQSQQHRGSVSSQQQHRGSYSGRYEQPGRGSPSVMGDGRSASPAPYSQRPASSMSGHQNHSMALSVAGSIPTGGGGDEGSLYGGSQRGRHGRSNTAGNVRAGSSGNVVASNMSLYEGSGGNGGASRARSKSVAAGGAGGRDRQVGDPGTYTRDGRAIMHFARALYMYQAAIPEELGFAKGDVLAVLRHQDDGWWEATVQGGNGQVGLVPSNYLQPLS from the exons ATGACGGCCGATTACAACGATGGGCCGGCCGTCGCCCTTTCTT TCGCCAACAACTTCTGGGGTAAAGACGATGCCGGTGTCGGACCCCTGCTCGAGCGCATGGCAAACGCCAAGCTCACATGCGATGAACTCAAGAACTTCTACAGCG CCCGCGCATCTATCGAAGACGATTACGCCCGAAAACTACTCTCGCTATGCCGCAAGAACCTGGGTTCGCAGGAGACGGGGACTTTGAGACAGTCGCTGGATATTGTCCGGGCTGAAGTCGAGTCGATGGGCAAACAGCATCAGCATATCGCGCAGCAAATGAAGAGCGAACTCGAGGAACCCCTGGCTGCGTTTGCTGGTGGGATGAAGGAGCGACGAAAGATTGTGCAGAACACGGTGGAGAAGCTGCTCAAGACCAAGGTGCAGCAGACGCAGATGGTCAACAAGACGAGAGACAAGTACGAGCAGGAGTGTCTCAAGATCAAGGGCTACCTCGCACAAGGGCACATGGTCATGGGccaagaggagagaaagaataAGGCGAAGTTGGAGAAGACACAGATCAGCTTGGCTGCCTCCAACGCCGAGTACGAGGCTGCGGTCAGGGCGCTGGAGGAGACAACGGCGAGGTGGAACAGGGAGTGGAAGGCGGCGGCTGACAAGTTCCAGGATTTAGAGGAGGAGCGCTTGGATTTCACCAAGAGCAGCCTCTGGCAGTTTGCGAATATTGCGTCGACTGTCTGCGTTAGTGACGACTCTTCCTGTGAAAAGATCAGGCTGTCCCTGGAACAtatggaggtggagaaggacATAATAACGTTCATCACCGAGAAGGGGACTGGTCAGGAGATTCCGGATGCGCCAAAGTACATCAACTTTTGCCGGGGGGATATGGATTCCCAGTCGGATGTGTCGGACGATGATAATTATTCGGTCGCGCAGTTTTCGAGGAGTATAAACCCGGCTTTCCGCTCTTCGTCGCCACAACCTTCGACTTTTGAGTCTCATCACGATCCGAACTCGGCATTGGCACGGAAGCTTCATGGTGATCCTGAGCCGGCACGAGGCCCAGCGGCGGCGTTGCCTCAGAAGGCGATTGCTGCTGCGGTCCCGGTTATTCCCCAGCAAGACTTGAAACAAGATCAACGGAGGGTAGCGCCTAGAGGCTATCAGTCTCCTCAAGCCAGCAACATGGACTACGATCCCAACGAGTTCGCGCCTGTTCCTCACGATCCCTACCCAATGGATGGCATGACCATGCTCTGTCGGCCCACAGCTTCCGACCTCAGCACGGCGCCATCTGCCACATCAGCCCGACCCTCTAGCAGAGGCTCCCACAGCGAGACGTCCTTCTCTAGTCAAGAACCGCCCCAGCAAGCCATGGCGCCCGtcaaacagcagcagcagcagcagcagcagcagccaccagcccaacagcGCCAACCCCctgtccaacaacaacaacagcaaccacctcaacaactccaacaacagcaacagccccAACAAGGCAGTGAGTCCCCCGACAAAAAGgtcctcaagaagaagagcgggTTCTTTGGAAACAACAGTCCCTTCCGCAGAAAGAGCACCAAGGAAGTCGCCCCCAACAGCAGAAACACCTGGCaccccaccaacaaccagcgTCCCCAGCTCACGGGGGCTTTCAACAAGAGCAACGACCAGGTCATCACCCCCGACCGAAGCGTCAGTCCCGATCCCATTGCTGCCAATGCTAGCCTCGCACTCAACGTGGGAGGAAACGTCTTCCAGGTTGACGACACTGCTCGTCAAAAACAGCAAGCTTCGCCGGCTACACCAGAAGACGACCCAATTGCTATGGCGCTTGCGGAGCTGAAGGGGGTGACGTCGGGGAGTAACAAGATGAATGGtagcgggggcgggggaaggGTGTCGGCAGATCACTATCATGGTATTGCCACGCCCGCTCCTGGAGGGAGGCCGGGAGCGATGAGTGTAAGCGGGAACAgcgctgttgttgctgccatgAGGGGGACGCCGCCGCCAAGTTATGATCAGCAGGTTCAGGTTCAGCGGTTGGgggtgccgccgccggcggtcACCTCCAAGGCGATGAAGGCGGCTTCGGAGAAGTTTCAGACGCAGACGAGGAGCTTGTTTGATGGGGGACGGCCGGGGtctggtgggggtggtgggggggattATGCTAGGAGTATGTCGAGGCCGGGGACGAGGGGGAATGATACGGTCAGGGCGGCGAGTCCGGCGCCGACGAGGAGTGCTAGTCCTAGACCGGGGTCGAGGGCTAGTCCCAGTGTCGGGTATGGGAATGGGAGTGCGAGTCCGAATATGTTTTCGAGTTCGACGGGGAGTCAGCATCAGAGTCAGCAGCATCGGGGGTCTGTGtcgtcgcagcagcagcatagGGGGAGTTATTCTGGTCGGTATGAGCAGCCCGGGAGGGGTTCGCCGAGCGtgatgggtgatgggaggAGTGCGAGCCCGGCGCCGTATAGTCAGAGGCCGGCGAGTAGTATGTCGGGACACCAGAATCATTCGATGGCGCTTTCGGTGGCGGGGTCGATCCcgacgggtggtggtggggatgaggggagTTTGTATGGGGGGAGTCAGAGGGGGAGGCATGGGAGGAGCAATACGGCCGGGAACGTCAGGGCGGGGAGCAGTGGGAATGTGGTGGCGAGCAATATGAGTTTGTATGAGGGAAGTGGTGGGAATGGAGGGGCGAGCAGGGCGAGGAGCAAgagtgttgctgctgggggggctggggggagggataggCAGGTGGGGGATCCGGGGACGTATACTAGGGATGGGAGGGCTATTATGCATTTTG CTCGAGCACTGTATATGTACCAAGCGGCGATTCcggaggagctggggttTGCAAAGGGGGATGTTTTGGCTGTGTTGAGGCATCAGGATGACGGGTGGTGGGAGGCGACGGTGCAGGGTGGGAATGGgcaggttgggttggtgccCAGCAACTATTTGCAGCCTCTGAGTTAG